Proteins from one Salmo salar chromosome ssa07, Ssal_v3.1, whole genome shotgun sequence genomic window:
- the LOC106594443 gene encoding globoside alpha-1,3-N-acetylgalactosaminyltransferase 1, which yields MWLVVAKGGSWWPKVARGGPRLLVVAQGGWWWPNSLLSTLYRWQEISARRMEIIQTAIEHQISREGDYIFCLDVDSKFHARWGAESLGRLVAVIHPWFYQATRDLFTYERRPASTAYIPMDEGDYYYAGAVFGGSVEDVYTLTKVCRNQLEEDARNSIEAAWQEESHLNRYLLYNKPSKLLSPEYQWDDKKTKTNEVKVIRFSSVIKNYAEIRPNV from the coding sequence ATGTGGCTGGTGGTGGCCAAaggtggctcgtggtggcccaaggtggctcgtggtggcccaaggtTGCTGGTGGTGGCCCAAGGTGGCTGGTGGTGGCCCAACTCTCTATTAAGTACCCTTTACCGCTGGCAGGAGATATCAGCCCGGAGGATGGAGATCATTCAGACAGCCATCGAACATCAGATCAGCAGGGAGGGTGACTACATCTTCTGTCTGGACGTGGACAGCAAGTTCCACGCTCGCTGGGGGGCCGAGTCTCTGGGCAGGCTGGTTGCTGTGATTCACCCATGGTTTTACCAGGCGACCCGTGACCTCTTCACATATGAACGGCGCCCAGCCTCGACAGCCTACATCCCCATGGATGAGGGAGACTACTACTACGCCGGGGCTGTGTTCGGAGGGTCCGTGGAGGATGTGTACACACTAACAAAGGTTTGTCGGAACCAGCTTGAAGAGGACGCGAGGAATTCCATCGAGGCTGCCTGGCAGGAGGAGAGTCACCTCAACAGGTACCTGCTTTACAACAAGCCCAGCAAGCTGTTGTCTCCAGAGTACCAGTGGGATGACAAGAAGACCAAAACCAATGAGGTCAAAGTCATtcgcttctcttctgtcattaaaaACTATGCTGAAATTCGTCCCAATGTATAG